The proteins below are encoded in one region of Aestuariivirga litoralis:
- a CDS encoding alpha/beta hydrolase, producing MSKYSQLKDPGIVAFLEEGERLYPENAVSFSMAEQREFYNKYCAHFSGRWPKDVATRDFTVGAVPCRRYMPRAPRGQLLYLHGGGYVVGGLESHNSICADLADQAQVDVIAVEYRLAPEHKFPAAFDDCWAVFESIVGSGGPCVIAGDSAGGNLAAGIAIKARDLGIQKIKGQVLIYPGLGGDVTKGSYITQANAPGLTTKDVLYYHDTYGSDGSKLAEPLRETDFSGLPRAFLVACAHDPLHDDAVHYAAKLQAAGVAAELREEPDLVHAYLRARFMSRPAAESFRAIVAAIRAFAA from the coding sequence ATGAGTAAATATTCGCAACTGAAAGACCCGGGCATCGTTGCGTTTCTGGAGGAAGGCGAGAGGCTTTATCCTGAGAATGCCGTGAGCTTCAGCATGGCGGAGCAACGGGAATTCTATAACAAGTATTGCGCCCATTTTTCTGGGCGATGGCCCAAGGATGTGGCCACGCGCGATTTCACGGTGGGCGCCGTTCCTTGCCGCCGCTACATGCCGCGCGCACCACGTGGGCAGCTGCTTTATCTGCATGGCGGCGGCTATGTGGTGGGGGGGCTGGAAAGCCATAATTCGATCTGTGCTGATCTGGCGGATCAAGCGCAGGTGGATGTGATCGCAGTAGAATACCGGCTGGCACCGGAGCATAAATTTCCGGCGGCGTTTGATGATTGCTGGGCCGTGTTTGAAAGCATCGTTGGATCTGGCGGCCCCTGCGTCATCGCGGGCGACAGCGCCGGTGGCAATCTAGCGGCGGGCATCGCCATCAAGGCGCGTGACCTTGGCATCCAGAAAATCAAAGGCCAGGTGCTGATCTATCCGGGCCTCGGCGGCGACGTAACAAAAGGTTCATACATTACCCAGGCCAATGCGCCCGGGCTGACCACCAAGGACGTGCTCTATTACCACGACACCTATGGCTCGGATGGCAGCAAGCTGGCCGAGCCGTTGCGCGAAACGGATTTCAGCGGCCTGCCACGGGCTTTTCTGGTGGCTTGCGCGCATGATCCGCTGCATGACGATGCAGTGCATTACGCCGCCAAGTTGCAGGCGGCGGGTGTGGCAGCGGAACTGCGCGAGGAGCCTGATCTGGTGCATGCCTATTTGCGCGCCCGCTTCATGAGCAGGCCAGCGGCGGAAAGTTTCCGGGCCATAGTTGCAGCCATCAGGGCTTTTGCTGCATAA
- the rpe gene encoding ribulose-phosphate 3-epimerase yields the protein MNSRPLIIAPSILAADFSKLGEEVASILTAGADWIHIDVMDGHFVPNISYGAPIMQSLRPHTKVPFDTHLMISPADPLLGQFAAAGADSITVHAEAGPHLDRSLQAIKALGKKAGVAINPGTPISAIENVIDRLDLILVMTVNPGFGGQSFIKAMLPKITQARALAGGRPIDIEVDGGIDHFTAEAAVRAGANVLVAGTSLFKGDHAANVKALRAAATLTA from the coding sequence ATGAACTCGCGCCCGCTCATCATCGCTCCATCCATCCTTGCCGCTGATTTTTCCAAGCTGGGGGAGGAGGTGGCCTCGATCCTGACCGCCGGGGCAGACTGGATCCATATCGACGTGATGGACGGGCATTTCGTGCCCAATATTTCCTACGGCGCACCGATCATGCAATCACTGCGCCCGCATACCAAAGTGCCATTTGACACGCATCTGATGATCTCGCCGGCTGATCCCTTGCTCGGGCAGTTTGCGGCGGCAGGGGCCGACAGCATTACGGTTCATGCCGAGGCAGGCCCGCATCTGGACCGCTCGCTGCAGGCCATCAAGGCGCTGGGCAAGAAAGCCGGCGTGGCAATCAATCCGGGCACCCCCATTTCTGCCATTGAAAATGTGATCGACCGGCTGGATCTTATTCTGGTGATGACGGTCAATCCCGGCTTTGGCGGGCAGAGCTTCATCAAGGCCATGCTGCCCAAGATCACCCAAGCGAGGGCGCTGGCGGGCGGGCGGCCCATCGACATTGAAGTGGATGGCGGCATCGACCATTTCACCGCTGAGGCAGCGGTGCGCGCCGGGGCCAATGTGCTGGTGGCGGGCACATCGCTGTTCAAGGGCGACCATGCCGCCAATGTAAAAGCGCTTCGCGCGGCAGCCACCCTTACGGCATGA